The DNA sequence CTGAGTGCTAAAGACGACATCAATTTTGATTTTAGTGTCGCAAAATCTGAAGCGCAAACAGGTTTTCGTAACCACGCTATGGCAAATTTTCTCAAAAGCTTTAACAACTTAGACCACGATCCAGCGCGTGTTCTGAACGCTTACTTTCATCACTGTTCCATCGCTATGAGTACGCAAGAGTTAGCCGCATCAGGACTATTTTTAGCCAATGGCGGCAAACAGCTGTGGATAGATGAGCCTATCTTAAATGCACGCCAAACTAAGCGCATCAATGCCTTGATGTTGACATGCGGAACATACGACTCAGTGGGGGATTTTGCTTATCGTGTAGGATTGCCCGCCAAAAGTGGGGTAGGTGGGGGCATTTTAGCCACACTTCCTGGGAAATTTAGCCTTTGTGTCTGGTCACCACGTCTCAATGAAAAAGGAAACTCCTTTGCAGGCACGAAAGCGCTAGAGCTTTTTACAACCAAAACCAAACTCTCTATTTTTTAGGAGCAATCCATGTCCCAACGCTTAGAAATCTCACAACTAGGTTCACCCATCATTCGCACTGTCGCGAAAAAAGTCATAGGTATTCGTTCGCCTGAAATTCAAACGCTGATTGACGATCTGATCTTTACATGTAAAGAGTCTAAAGGTATGGGTATTGCCGCTCCACAAGTTGGATACTCTTTGAGCATTCTCATTATGGCTTCAGCTCCAAATCAACGCTATCCTTTTGCTCCGCTAATGGAGCCAACCGCACTTATCAACCCAAGAGTCATTGATTATTCTGAAGAGCAAGTAAAAGACTGGGAAGGGTGTTTGAGTCTTCCCGGTATCAGGGCGCTTGTACCACGACACACAACGATTGAAGTGATGTACTTGGATAGAGAGGGTAAAGAGCAAACCGTCATCTTTAGAGACTTTCTTGCACGTCTTTTCCAACATGAGTATGACCATCTTATCGGCAAAGTGTTTATCGACAGAGTCGAGAGCACAAAAGATATTATTACGGAAAAAGAGTACCAACGCATCATGAAAGAGAAGGAAGAGATTCAAATACTCTAAGTTAACCTACATTCTTTACATGTAAAGACAACCACGTTTTAGGGCTTACACCATACCACTTCTTAAAAGCCCTTAAAAAGGGGCTTGGTTCAGCATAACCCAGATAGGAAGCAATCGTAGGCGTATCAAGTCCTTTTTGTAAATAATGTACTACTAATTTCTGACGTACTTCGCCTAAGAGCAATACAAAACTACTTCCTTCCTTTTTGAGTTTTTTTTGAAGTGTTCTAGGATGTATGCCCACTTTGTGTGCAACACTTTCTAGTGAGACATCAAGCTCACCTATGGCAATGAGTATGTAGCCTAAGACTTGATCCTTGAGGCTTCCATGCACGCTCATGCCTAAGCTTTGCTCCGCCTCTTTTTCAAAAACACTGAGCAGATAAGGATTGTCATAACTTGTTCTCATCTCCAGTTGTGCTTTGTCGAAGAAAAGGGCGTTTTCAACCTCATCAAAAAGAATCGTCTCGCCAAATATGTTCTGATACGCTTTTACATGTAAAGGTTTCGTGTGCCTAAATGTCGTCTGTTTAGGGAAAATTGGCTGAGGAATAATTTTGTTAATAAGGTGCAAAAGCGCACTTAGATGAATCTCTGCACTATACTTTTCAAGATGTGTTACTTCATTCTCTTTGTGAATGAGTAAACTCAGTTTATAGTTTTCCTTTTCAGTGACAAAGAGAGGTTTGAGTGTTTTACCAATGAGCGGATAGTAGCGACACAGTTTGATAATCGCCTCTTCAACATTACGTGAATGGAGCATCAAATAGCCCAAAATTCCTAAATTATTAGGGCTTACAGCCTCAGCAAACTTAAAAAGGAGACCATCATCACCAGAGATCGTAATGGCTTCTTCGATCAGTTCATTGACATACGATGCTCTCACCTTTACACCTTTAACGTGTAAAGTCTGCATCGTCATATCGCGAGCATTCATAAACGTCGTCGCATCAAACGCATAGTGTTTGGTTAGAAATGAGAGGATAAATAAAAATGCCTCCGCAGGGGCTTGTTTAACTGTGTCTAGTCGCAAAATGTCATACCTTGAGTCGTAAAATGTCACTAAGAATTTCTAGGCAGATTATATACTAACGAGCATTAACCCCGCTTATTAAGGAAGCCAAATGAACACTTACAGCCTAGTACTCGCATTTCACGTTATCTCCATTGCGACATGGATGATAATGCTTGTGTATTTGCCCAAACTCTTTGTCTATCACATTAATGCGCCACATAATGCACAAGTGGTCATTGTACTGCAAGAGAAAAGCCTTTTCAAAGTCGGCACAGTCGCTATGATCTTTTCGATCAAATTTGGGCTCATTTTACTCTACCTCAATCCTCATCTTTTAAACAGTGGTAGCTGGTTACATGTAAAGTTTTTTCTTGTTGCTCTTATGGTGATTTATCACTTTACATGTAAAAAATTCATCATTCAATTATCGAAAAATAGAATAGTACTACAGAACCTTTTGTTTTTTAAAATCTTTAGAATTATTCCCGAGATTACGACTTCGATCATTATTCTTCTTACGATTATCAAGCCACTTTAATGCTAAAAAGAGTGGTATTCAACTTTTAACTTTTTTAGGAAATAGCGGCTTTAGGATGACAATTCTTCTAATAATTTCTCAATAAAAAATGGCTTTTGAATACCATAGCCTTGCCCATAATCGATATTCATTGTTTTAAGTACATCTAAAATCGCCTCATTTTCAACATATTCAGCAACGGTTTTAAGATGAAGAAGTGTTGAAATCTGAGCGATAGACTCCACCATGACTTTATCGATAGGATCTTCTAAAATACTACGAACGAAACTGCCATCAATTTTAAGATAATCCACCCTAAAGTTTTTCAAATAAGCAAACGATGAAAGACCTGTTCCAAAATCATCTAACGAAAACTTACAACCAAGGGCTTTAAAATGGTTAATAAACTGGGTCACGCGCTTAAAATTGGACATCGCTGATGTCTCGGTAATCTCAAAAATAATCTTATGCCCATCGGTATGGTACTTATCAAAAAGCGCTTCAACGTGCCCTTCAAAATCGTCTTTCATCAAGGACTGCCCTGAAAGATTGATCGCAAAAGTGATGGAGGCGAGCGTTTTATTGTCACGCAACAATCTAAACAATGTCTCAATGACCCACAAGTCAATTTTAGGCATCAAAGAGTAGCGCGCTGCTGAGGGCAAGAACGAGTCAGGGTAAAAAACATCTCCCTCATCATTTTTCATTCGAATCAATACTTCATAATGATCGTCCTCACCTTTTAAACTTTGAATCTTTTGTATGTAGAGCACAAATAAATTGTGATTGATCGCATCGTATATCTTTGAAATCCAGTCCATTTCATGGTGCAAACGCACAAACGATTCGCTTTTGGCATCCATAATGTGAAGATTGTTGACACCATTTTCTTTGGCAATGTAACACGCCGTATCTGAAAGGCTCAAAAGCTCTAATGCCGTACCAATCAAGCCATCAATCATCACAATACCAATGCTCACACCAACTTTATAGCGTTTATTTGTCCATGTAAAGTTAAATTTTTCGACATTAATGATAATTTCCCGTGCTTTGATTTGCGCACAGGCAAGATCACAATTGCGTAGAACAATGCCAAATTCATCCCCGCCAAACCTTGCTAATAAATCATTTTCCCCGATACTCGACTCAAACAAAGAAGCAATCTGTTGCAACAAGGTATCACCTGCTAAATGCCCAACACTGTCATTGATCACTTTGAATTTATCCAAATCTAAAAAGAGAAGGGCATGCGTTGTCCCTTTTTCACGTACTTCGTTAATACTCTCTTCGATTTTTTGCTCGAACATTCTGCGATTGAAAAGCCCAGTGAGGCTATCATGTTGCGCGAGCCATTTGGTTTTCATCTCACGCTCAAGCAACTCTGCTATATAAGATTTTATGGAGGTTATCATGACACGAAACGCTCTAGAGACTTTAGCAACTTCATCATTACCTTCAACGACAGGCAGAGTAATATCAAACTTTTGATCGGCTATGCTGGAGGCAACATCGGCTATTTCATTGAGATTTTCCGTTGTTGAGCGAATGGAAAACCATGCAAACAGTGCGCCTGTAAAAATGGCAAGAAAAATATAAAAAAGCCCCTTGTTCGTAATGACAGACAACTCATCTTCAAGGCTTTGACTGTTTAAAATGATACGTGCATAGCCAATCGTTGTATTCTTTACTTTGATACAATGCGCAGAGTCTATCAATGTTGTATGTCTGATTTGCGCGGTATCGTCTTGAGTGCTATTATTTGCCATTTCAAGCAATTTAACACTTTTATCATCATCTAATGTTTGATTGAAATAACTTTTATCGGTACTGGCTTTAACTTTTCCACGTGCATCAAGCAAAAATACCATGTAGATATTTTTGTTTTCGCGAAAACTATGCAACAGTTCATCAAGGGCAATAAGATCGTTGTTGAGCAGAGGTGTTGCAGCATTAATGGCAAGAAGCGTTGCAAACTCCCTACCTTGATTTTCAAGCTGTTTTTCCATAAATTCCGACTGTCTTTCCACGAGATCATAGACAACAAAACCCATAAGGACAGCATGAATCAAAATGACATTGGTAATGAGTTTATGCTTGATAGAACCATAAAAGAAGTGAACGATTTTTTTTATAATATTCATTTAGGAAGTCCTATCTCTTTATCGTATTGCTCTAAAAATTGTACGACTTTATCGTATGTTTCATTACTGGCTAATTCAAATCCAGAAAAACCAGCGTCGTGAAGTAGTTTTTTCCCCTCGTTATGCGTATCAAGTGTAGCAAGTAAAATAGCTATGCGTTCGGCTAAAAAGAGAGGAACTCGTTCATGCACAATAAAACCATTATTGACAAGTATTTCAGTTTCCCATACGACTTCCATCTCTTGGGCTTTTTGAGCGTTTTGTTTACACCAATCCTCATACGAAGTAGGCCAAGTCGCTCCTACTATGGTGTCACCACTATACGCATTCATAATAGATGAAAATTGCGAGCCCACATAAACTTTTTTAATATCTTTATCAATATCTAAACCATGTGTTTTTAAAAAATAAAGCGGCATCATGGCAGCGGCGAGGGCAGTTGGAGCTGGAAAGCTTATTTTTTGATTTTTAAGTTGTTCAAACGTACGCAAATGCGAACTTTTACGGGCTACAAAAATACCTTTAAATGCAGAATCTGGCTTCATTTTAGCAATGACATGGTATCCATAATTAAAACTTGTAACTGTTTGATAGGGATTGGGAAGCGAAAAGTCAAAGACGCGTGCTTGAAGCTTTTGATTGTACTGTGCATAATTTTCGGAAGTTTCTAAAACAAAAAGTGTATTGGGAATATTTTTTTCTAAATAATCCAAAATAGGGCGATAGGAAAGAAACATTTGCTGGGTATTGATATAAGGATGTATTCCAACAATATAAATATTAGAGGCGATCTCTTTTGATGTTGGTCGATACAATGCTTCTTTAGCAAAAATTTCGCATTTTGAAAAAAGCAATATGACGCTTAAAAAAGCGTAAAGAACTGTTTTCACATTCATCCTTGTATCGCTTTAGAACATTTTCTTATTATATACAAAATTTGTGTGTTAATCCGTTAATTTATCGCTTAAAGTCATTGACATGTGTCACAAAATGTAGTACTATTTCACAAAATGAATGACCGTCAGTCATTTAAAAAGGTGCGCTATGGCAAGAATTATTGATAAGGAAGAGAAACGGTGCGACATTGCACGTGCATCTATTGAGCTTTTTTGCGACAAAGGTATTCAGCAAACAAGCATTGATGAGATTGCAAAGAGTGCAGGAGTCGCCAAAGGAACGGTCTATCTCTACTTTAAAAACAAAGAAGAGATTATCTTTACAATTTGGGATATTATCGCTCAAAATCATCGTGATACCTTTCAAAAACGCGTCAAAGAAGAGATGAGTGCTAAAGAGAAAATTTTAGACTTCTATAACTTTAGTGAGTGTGATAAAGAAGAAAACAAAGAGCAGATTCTAAAACTCTATCAACACTTTGTAAGCTCCATGCTTATCGATAAAACAGGGCTTTATACAGCCTATTTTGAGAGTTTTTTTCAAGAAGATTATGATTTTATTACCAATACTTTAAAAGAGGGTATGGCAAAAGGTGAGTTCTATGTCGACAATATAGATATACTGGCCTATACCATCATCATGCTCCTCAAAGGTGCTTTAGTCAGAGCAAAAGCCAGTAACATGGACTTCTATGAAGCCCAAAATACACTTACGCAACATATTAAGTATCTACTCGATCAATGTACAAGGACGGAACCATGAAAAAATTAACTCTTTTATGCCTCGTTCCACTGTTTGCCTTTTCTGGAAATTTGCCTGAACTACTAGGTCTTGCAGAACAAAACAAACACGTGGAAGCTTCACGTTATAACCTAGAAGCAGCTAAAGAGCAAGAATACGCAATGAAAAGTGGATACATGCCTAGCCTCTCTTTGGGTGCCAATCAGACCTATAACCAACAAGAAAACATGTTTACACCCGAAAAAAGTCGTACAGGTGCTGCCACGCTCTCCTTTATCCTTTACGATGGTGGGAAAAGAGAAGCGATGTTTGACCAGCAACAAGCTCTCGTTAAAGCAGCTACATTCTCACTCTCATCTGTACAAAACAATGTTTCACTGAATGTTATCTATTATTATTACAACTACATCAGTACGCTTGCAAGTAAAGAATCAACATTACAGAAGATGGAACAACTCGAAGCAGAGCGTTAT is a window from the Sulfurospirillum oryzae genome containing:
- a CDS encoding glutaminase, translated to MLDYQAILDEILHEITPYLGEGSVASYIPELARVEPNSFAMSLMCVDGREFHVGTHEKRFSIQSISKLFTLTLAMRLANDSLWERIGKEPSGTSFNSLIQLEYENGIPRNPFINAGALVVTDVILSHLQDAHQSVLELMRTLSAKDDINFDFSVAKSEAQTGFRNHAMANFLKSFNNLDHDPARVLNAYFHHCSIAMSTQELAASGLFLANGGKQLWIDEPILNARQTKRINALMLTCGTYDSVGDFAYRVGLPAKSGVGGGILATLPGKFSLCVWSPRLNEKGNSFAGTKALELFTTKTKLSIF
- the def gene encoding peptide deformylase — encoded protein: MSQRLEISQLGSPIIRTVAKKVIGIRSPEIQTLIDDLIFTCKESKGMGIAAPQVGYSLSILIMASAPNQRYPFAPLMEPTALINPRVIDYSEEQVKDWEGCLSLPGIRALVPRHTTIEVMYLDREGKEQTVIFRDFLARLFQHEYDHLIGKVFIDRVESTKDIITEKEYQRIMKEKEEIQIL
- a CDS encoding AraC family transcriptional regulator encodes the protein MRLDTVKQAPAEAFLFILSFLTKHYAFDATTFMNARDMTMQTLHVKGVKVRASYVNELIEEAITISGDDGLLFKFAEAVSPNNLGILGYLMLHSRNVEEAIIKLCRYYPLIGKTLKPLFVTEKENYKLSLLIHKENEVTHLEKYSAEIHLSALLHLINKIIPQPIFPKQTTFRHTKPLHVKAYQNIFGETILFDEVENALFFDKAQLEMRTSYDNPYLLSVFEKEAEQSLGMSVHGSLKDQVLGYILIAIGELDVSLESVAHKVGIHPRTLQKKLKKEGSSFVLLLGEVRQKLVVHYLQKGLDTPTIASYLGYAEPSPFLRAFKKWYGVSPKTWLSLHVKNVG
- a CDS encoding CopD family protein, which encodes MNTYSLVLAFHVISIATWMIMLVYLPKLFVYHINAPHNAQVVIVLQEKSLFKVGTVAMIFSIKFGLILLYLNPHLLNSGSWLHVKFFLVALMVIYHFTCKKFIIQLSKNRIVLQNLLFFKIFRIIPEITTSIIILLTIIKPL
- a CDS encoding bifunctional diguanylate cyclase/phosphodiesterase is translated as MNIIKKIVHFFYGSIKHKLITNVILIHAVLMGFVVYDLVERQSEFMEKQLENQGREFATLLAINAATPLLNNDLIALDELLHSFRENKNIYMVFLLDARGKVKASTDKSYFNQTLDDDKSVKLLEMANNSTQDDTAQIRHTTLIDSAHCIKVKNTTIGYARIILNSQSLEDELSVITNKGLFYIFLAIFTGALFAWFSIRSTTENLNEIADVASSIADQKFDITLPVVEGNDEVAKVSRAFRVMITSIKSYIAELLEREMKTKWLAQHDSLTGLFNRRMFEQKIEESINEVREKGTTHALLFLDLDKFKVINDSVGHLAGDTLLQQIASLFESSIGENDLLARFGGDEFGIVLRNCDLACAQIKAREIIINVEKFNFTWTNKRYKVGVSIGIVMIDGLIGTALELLSLSDTACYIAKENGVNNLHIMDAKSESFVRLHHEMDWISKIYDAINHNLFVLYIQKIQSLKGEDDHYEVLIRMKNDEGDVFYPDSFLPSAARYSLMPKIDLWVIETLFRLLRDNKTLASITFAINLSGQSLMKDDFEGHVEALFDKYHTDGHKIIFEITETSAMSNFKRVTQFINHFKALGCKFSLDDFGTGLSSFAYLKNFRVDYLKIDGSFVRSILEDPIDKVMVESIAQISTLLHLKTVAEYVENEAILDVLKTMNIDYGQGYGIQKPFFIEKLLEELSS
- a CDS encoding phosphate/phosphite/phosphonate ABC transporter substrate-binding protein; protein product: MKTVLYAFLSVILLFSKCEIFAKEALYRPTSKEIASNIYIVGIHPYINTQQMFLSYRPILDYLEKNIPNTLFVLETSENYAQYNQKLQARVFDFSLPNPYQTVTSFNYGYHVIAKMKPDSAFKGIFVARKSSHLRTFEQLKNQKISFPAPTALAAAMMPLYFLKTHGLDIDKDIKKVYVGSQFSSIMNAYSGDTIVGATWPTSYEDWCKQNAQKAQEMEVVWETEILVNNGFIVHERVPLFLAERIAILLATLDTHNEGKKLLHDAGFSGFELASNETYDKVVQFLEQYDKEIGLPK
- a CDS encoding TetR/AcrR family transcriptional regulator, with protein sequence MARIIDKEEKRCDIARASIELFCDKGIQQTSIDEIAKSAGVAKGTVYLYFKNKEEIIFTIWDIIAQNHRDTFQKRVKEEMSAKEKILDFYNFSECDKEENKEQILKLYQHFVSSMLIDKTGLYTAYFESFFQEDYDFITNTLKEGMAKGEFYVDNIDILAYTIIMLLKGALVRAKASNMDFYEAQNTLTQHIKYLLDQCTRTEP